The segment CAAGACTACCGAGTCGGAGAGGCTCGCGATGTGCTCCTCGTGTTTCGTTTATGTCGACCCGGACACAGATAAGATCAGGACGCTGCCCACCTGCACGTGGGAAAAATACAAGAAACCCATTATGAAGAAGGTCGCCGAAAAATTCAATGTTTGAGAGGACCGTAAAGACTATATGCCCTGCCTGCAATAAGGACCTCGACGGGAGGTATTACGAGGAGGGCGGCAAGATCCTGCTCGAAAAGATATGCAGCGACCACGGTAAGGTGGTCGACCTCGTCTCTTCCGACGCCGAGCTCTTCAAGGATAAGATCAGCCTCTTTGATCATCTTAAAGATTACGGCTGCGGCATCCCCAAATGCCGCGAGGGTGTCTTTAAATGCGCGGTCCACCAAATGCGCAAATCCGAGCTGGCGTTCATCGAGATAACCACCCGCTGCAACATGAAGTGCCCGGTCTGTTACGCCGATGCCGATTCCAAAGGCAAAGACGTCCCGTATGACGACATCGTACGCATGCTCGAGACGATAGCGAAAGAAGATAAGGATACCCACGTCATCCTGACAGGCGGCGAGCCGACGATACATCCGGATTTTTTTAAAATAGTCCAAAAAGTGACAGAGCTCGGGCTCCTGAGGCGGACATTTGTCGCGACGAACTGCATAACGATCGCCGATAAGGAATTCTGCAAGAAAGTCTACGACGCCGGGATAAGGAAATTTTACTTAGCCTTCGACGGGACCGACCCGGAGGCCTGTATAAAATTAAGGGGAAGCCTTATCGCCTACGAATCCGTGCGCAAGGCGCTGCAGAATATCCGCGAATTGGGCAAGGCGTGGTTAATACTTTCGTTTACCACATCGAAAGAATGGAACCTAAATAACCTTCCCGATGCGATAGAGTTCGCGTTGGACAACCAGGACGTCGTCAAGCGGGTGATGGTGACGACCGAGTGTTATTCCGGCCGCGT is part of the Candidatus Omnitrophota bacterium genome and harbors:
- a CDS encoding radical SAM protein; the encoded protein is MFERTVKTICPACNKDLDGRYYEEGGKILLEKICSDHGKVVDLVSSDAELFKDKISLFDHLKDYGCGIPKCREGVFKCAVHQMRKSELAFIEITTRCNMKCPVCYADADSKGKDVPYDDIVRMLETIAKEDKDTHVILTGGEPTIHPDFFKIVQKVTELGLLRRTFVATNCITIADKEFCKKVYDAGIRKFYLAFDGTDPEACIKLRGSLIAYESVRKALQNIRELGKAWLILSFTTSKEWNLNNLPDAIEFALDNQDVVKRVMVTTECYSGRVTDIKDLVNKRLTGDCVEKFLCEKIGAKAITFPLAAIYILMKPLKYAGLIDTGKSASSNFSPMCGQMGMIISEKGKLYSMVDLVVNDPRKNIYKCGREIDALAEKMKKANRLAVFLWYLPAYFFTLLKYINKKFLLKALAASVMCGFNSKKIAKAILGEKRVELYYLLGSDKYNFVWDRMPYCATHHYRIHPTTKQVVKVPGCLVFAFREELQNY